From the Lathyrus oleraceus cultivar Zhongwan6 chromosome 4, CAAS_Psat_ZW6_1.0, whole genome shotgun sequence genome, one window contains:
- the LOC127075188 gene encoding FBD-associated F-box protein At4g10400 isoform X2, translated as MAPKLLSGKRQKEVENHGGDTDRISSLPDSLLCHILSFLPTKTSVATTSLVSRRWRHLWQHLQVFYFAHDSDESGQGSKMFEKFAFFVNAVLAFRKSRDIRKFELSCDIAWSNHRCDCADMWTRAAINPYLEELSLNIRDYTGEINLLLPRSLLNCTNLVSLSLVGQIKMNVGHFGVYFPSLKWLKLQAEIVDSEIVLLSGCPVLETLQHNFFVPVTWAEDPLPPSQRLKFTDGSFSWTFLEVDSFGKQTLGIIGNLQSMVDACIDFFPSQISESVDPILTRIQGSYNELDIQLRHLTSKCSLRSQILNYPEFRNLVHLKFILPCFNTNLLVNVLDKCPMIEVLIIQSNKEEQPPLRTWDPKSTTVPKCLKSRLSYIHIEGYQGFEDELTFAEYILRNGFALKTVLIFVDTSMEQTNKYRSLKRLTDIPRRSSMCQLKFDPAVSS; from the exons ATGGCGCCGAAGTTGTTATCGGGTAAACGACAGAAAGAAGTCGAAAATCATGGAGGAGACACCGATCGGATCAGTAGTTTACCGGACTCTTTACTGTGCCACATCCTATCGTTCCTCCCAACGAAAACATCCGTCGCTACCACGAGTCTCGTGTCTCGCAGGTGGCGTCACCTATGGCAGCATCTGCAGGTTTTCTACTTCGCCCACGACTCGGACGAATCAGGCCAAGGATCTAAAATGTTCGAAAAATTTGCATTTTTCGTGAATGCCGTGCTCGCCTTCCGCAAATCCCGCGACATTCGAAAGTTTGAACTCAGCTGCGACATTGCATGGTCGAACCATCGTTGTGACTGCGCCGATATGTGGACCCGTGCTGCCATTAACCCCTATCTTGAAGAACTGTCTCTCAATATTCGGGACTACACTGGCGAAATCAACCTGCTCCTCCCTCGTTCACTTTTGAATTGCACCAATCTTGTTTCCCTCAG TCTTGTTGGTCAAATCAAAATGAATGTTGGACATTTTGGGGTTTATTTTCCATCACTTAAGTGGCTCAAACTCCAGGCAGAAATTGTCGATTCCGAAATTGTCTTGCTCTCTGGCTGCCCCGTCCTTGAAACTTTGCAGCATAATTTCTTTGTCCCTGTAACTTGGGCCGAAGATCCTCTGCCACCCTCCCAGAGGTTGAAATTCACCGATGGGAGTTTCTCTTGGACTTTTCTTGAAGTAGATAGTTTTGGCAAACAAACATTGGGCATCATTGGCAACTTGCAGAGTATGGTGGACGCATGCATTGACTTCTTTCCCTCACAAATAAGTGAATCTGTCGACCCTATTCTCACACGCATCCAAGGCTCCTACAATGAGTTAGATATACAATTGCGTCATTTGACATCAAAG TGCTCGCTACGCTCTCAGATTCTAAATTATCCTGAATTTCGCAATTTGGTTCATCTAAAGTTCATTCTTCCCTGTTTCAACACAAATCTTCTAGTCAATGTGCTTGACAAGTGTCCTATGATTGAAGTTTTAATAATCCAGAGCAACAAG GAGGAACAACCACCTTTAAGGACATGGGACCCAAAGTCAACAACAGTTCCTAAGTGTCTCAAATCCCGCCTAAGTTATATTCACATAGAAGGATATCAAGGATTTGAAGATGAGTTGACATTTGCTGAATATATTTTGCGGAACGGATTTGCTTTGAAGACAGTGCTTATTTTTGTTGATACTTCAATGGAACAAACAAATAAGTACCGTTCTCTCAAAAGATTAACTGACATACCAAGGAGATCCAGCATGTGCCAACTTAAATTCGACCCAGCTGTATCTTCTTAA
- the LOC127075188 gene encoding FBD-associated F-box protein At4g10400 isoform X1 has product MAPKLLSGKRQKEVENHGGDTDRISSLPDSLLCHILSFLPTKTSVATTSLVSRRWRHLWQHLQVFYFAHDSDESGQGSKMFEKFAFFVNAVLAFRKSRDIRKFELSCDIAWSNHRCDCADMWTRAAINPYLEELSLNIRDYTGEINLLLPRSLLNCTNLVSLSLVGQIKMNVGHFGVYFPSLKWLKLQAEIVDSEIVLLSGCPVLETLQHNFFVPVTWAEDPLPPSQRLKFTDGSFSWTFLEVDSFGKQTLGIIGNLQSMVDACIDFFPSQISESVDPILTRIQGSYNELDIQLRHLTSKQCSLRSQILNYPEFRNLVHLKFILPCFNTNLLVNVLDKCPMIEVLIIQSNKEEQPPLRTWDPKSTTVPKCLKSRLSYIHIEGYQGFEDELTFAEYILRNGFALKTVLIFVDTSMEQTNKYRSLKRLTDIPRRSSMCQLKFDPAVSS; this is encoded by the exons ATGGCGCCGAAGTTGTTATCGGGTAAACGACAGAAAGAAGTCGAAAATCATGGAGGAGACACCGATCGGATCAGTAGTTTACCGGACTCTTTACTGTGCCACATCCTATCGTTCCTCCCAACGAAAACATCCGTCGCTACCACGAGTCTCGTGTCTCGCAGGTGGCGTCACCTATGGCAGCATCTGCAGGTTTTCTACTTCGCCCACGACTCGGACGAATCAGGCCAAGGATCTAAAATGTTCGAAAAATTTGCATTTTTCGTGAATGCCGTGCTCGCCTTCCGCAAATCCCGCGACATTCGAAAGTTTGAACTCAGCTGCGACATTGCATGGTCGAACCATCGTTGTGACTGCGCCGATATGTGGACCCGTGCTGCCATTAACCCCTATCTTGAAGAACTGTCTCTCAATATTCGGGACTACACTGGCGAAATCAACCTGCTCCTCCCTCGTTCACTTTTGAATTGCACCAATCTTGTTTCCCTCAG TCTTGTTGGTCAAATCAAAATGAATGTTGGACATTTTGGGGTTTATTTTCCATCACTTAAGTGGCTCAAACTCCAGGCAGAAATTGTCGATTCCGAAATTGTCTTGCTCTCTGGCTGCCCCGTCCTTGAAACTTTGCAGCATAATTTCTTTGTCCCTGTAACTTGGGCCGAAGATCCTCTGCCACCCTCCCAGAGGTTGAAATTCACCGATGGGAGTTTCTCTTGGACTTTTCTTGAAGTAGATAGTTTTGGCAAACAAACATTGGGCATCATTGGCAACTTGCAGAGTATGGTGGACGCATGCATTGACTTCTTTCCCTCACAAATAAGTGAATCTGTCGACCCTATTCTCACACGCATCCAAGGCTCCTACAATGAGTTAGATATACAATTGCGTCATTTGACATCAAAG CAGTGCTCGCTACGCTCTCAGATTCTAAATTATCCTGAATTTCGCAATTTGGTTCATCTAAAGTTCATTCTTCCCTGTTTCAACACAAATCTTCTAGTCAATGTGCTTGACAAGTGTCCTATGATTGAAGTTTTAATAATCCAGAGCAACAAG GAGGAACAACCACCTTTAAGGACATGGGACCCAAAGTCAACAACAGTTCCTAAGTGTCTCAAATCCCGCCTAAGTTATATTCACATAGAAGGATATCAAGGATTTGAAGATGAGTTGACATTTGCTGAATATATTTTGCGGAACGGATTTGCTTTGAAGACAGTGCTTATTTTTGTTGATACTTCAATGGAACAAACAAATAAGTACCGTTCTCTCAAAAGATTAACTGACATACCAAGGAGATCCAGCATGTGCCAACTTAAATTCGACCCAGCTGTATCTTCTTAA